CGGATTGAGCACAAAGACGGCGTGCCCGGCCTTCTGGGCAGCTTGAACCACAAGCTCGTGGTAGCGATTGGTTGCCTCCACTCCAATGCGAGATCTGGCCGGCAGGCCGGACACCCACTTAGTGATGGCCGACGCTGAATTGGTGATGCGGGCGCTGCCCTTGGTGCCGTGACAGGCCACCACAAGGGTCTTTGAATCGGCATCGATGCCGACGGCCAAACGATCTGACATCTGAACAACTCCCAGCTATTGTTGAGGGGCTGGGGTGGTACCGCACCACGTTGGCTTGCCTACATCGGCGGTCCTCAAAGGCCGCTAGATCCTTTATCGACGTTAAGGTGCGGGATGGGGATCGCTCGGCTCGTCTGTCGGCTGGTACCCGCAGATATCATGTTGACGGTCCCTCCACCCTGGCTCCTACATACCTCGTAGGAGCCGGGAGGAACATACAAGCCCATGCTCGGCTGGCCGGACAGCAGCCGAGCATGGGCTCGGCTCTACAGATGAAGCTTCAAGCGCTCTCGTGCGCGGCCACCGCGTCCATCACCCGCGCCGAATACACCAGCGCCGCACCGGCATTGAGCGACACCGCCACACCGAGTGCCTCGGCGATTTCCTCGCGGCTGGCGCCGTGCTTCAGCGCGGCATCCACGTGCACGGTGATGCAACCGTCGCAGCGGGTGGTGACCGCCACCGCCAGCGCGATCAGCTCGCGGGTCTTCGCATCGAGGTGGTTGGTCTGGGCACCGGCATTGGCCAGCGTGGCGTAGCCCTTCACCGTATCCGGCGAGAGCTTGCCGATCTCGCCGATGCGGCCCTTCAGTTCCTTGCGATAGGCATTCCAGTCGAGCATGGGGTGACTCCTGTGAAAGGAGCCCCACGCTACCACCGGGAATGTTGCGCCGATGCCTGCACTGGCGCGCCACACCGTTGCAGCCACACAGGGTCGTGCCGGCCGCTGGCCGGCCCCCTTGTTCAGCGGTTGCGCAGCGCGTGCACCGCCGGTGCCACCTGGGCCTGACGGCCCAGCTCCAGGCCGACCTGGTCCAGTGCATCGGCCAGCGCGGCGGCATCATCATCGCGCAACGTGGCGTGACCGACCTTGCGACCTTCGCGCGACTCCTTGCCGTAGTCGTGCCAATGGCCGCTGGCCTGGCCCAGCACCGGCGCCGGGTCGGGCATCGCGCCCAGCCAGTTCAGCATGCAGGCATGGCCGAGCATGCGGGTGCTGCCCAGCGGCAGGCCCAGCACGGCACGCAGGTGGTTCTCGAACTGCGAGGTCTCGCTGCCTTCGATGGTCCAGTGGCCGGAGTTGTGCACGCGCGGCGCCATCTCGTTGGCCAGCAGTTCGCCATCGCGGCAGAACAGCTCCAGGGCGAACACGCCGACGTACTGCAGGTGCTCGGCAACGCGGCGGGCATAGCCGATCGCGGCCTGCCGCTCGGCATCGGACAGCACGGCCGGGGCCACGCTGGCCGACAGCACGCCGTCGACATGCCAGTTGCCGGTGACCGGCCAGGCCTCGAAGCTGCCATCGCGGCCACGCACGGCGACCACGCTGACCTCGCGCTGGAACGCCACGAAGCCTTCCAGGATCAGGCCGGTACGCTCGACCTGCGCACCCAGTGCATCCCACGCGGCGTCGATGTCGGCCTCGCTGCGCAGGCGGAACTGGCCCTTGCCGTCGTAACCCAGGCGGCGGGTCTTGAGGATGCACGGCAGGCCGAACTCGGCCGCCTTCGCAGCCAGCTCGTCACGGCTGCGGATATCGGCAAAGGCCGGCAGCGGGATGCCCAACTGCTGGAACAGGGTCTTCTCGCTCAACCGGTCCTGGGCCACCGCCAGCGCGGCCGGCGGCGGATAGACCGGCACGCGGTCGGCCAGGAACTGCGCGCTGTCAGCGGGCACGTTCTCGAAATCGAAGGTGACCACGTCGACCTTGGCAGCGAACTCCGCCAGCGCCTGGCGGTCGTCGAAGGCACCGACGGTGAGCGGCGCCAGCGGGCCGCTGCAGGCGTCGGCCGCCGGGTCGTACAACTGGAAGCGCAGCCCCAGCGGCGCACCGGCCAGGACCATCATGCGGGCGAGCTGGCCGCCGCCCAGGATGCCGACGGTCAGGCTCATTGGCGCGGATCGTCGTGGGCCATCACGTCTTCGGTCTGGCGTGCACGGAAGGCGTCAAGCGCCTGGCCGATCGCCGGCTGGTCGCTGGCCAGCATCGCGGCGGCGAACAGCGCGGCGTTGGACGCGCCGGCATTGCCGATGGCGAAGGTGGCGACCGGGATGCCGGCCGGCATCTGCACGATCGACAGCAGCGAGTCCATGCCGTTGAGGGCCTTGGACTGCACCGGCACGCCCAGCACCGGCACCGCGGTCTTGGCGGCGATCATGCCCGGCAGGTGGGCGGCCCCGCCGGCACCGGCGATGATCGCGCGCAGGCCACGCGGGCCCGCCTGCTCGGCGTAACTGAACAACACATCCGGCGTCCGATGCGCGGACACCACCTTCACTTCGAACGGAACACCCAGGGCTTCAAGCTTCTGGGCGGCGTGCTGCATGGTTTCCCAGTCGGAACGGGAACCCATGACGATGCCGACAAGCGGCGCGATCGGGTTGGGGGTCATTGGCCGTCACCTGCCTTAAAGACGTATTCTAGCCATCTTCCACGCAAGACGAAGAACCATGGATCGCAAGCTGCTCGACCTGCTGGTGTCGCCGGACACCCGCCAGCCCCTGTCCCTGCTGGATGGCAAGGGCCTGGAAGCCCTCAACAAGGCCATTTCCGCCGGTGCGGTGAACAAGGCCGATGGCAACCCGCTGGCGCAGCCGCTGCGCGAAGCGCTGGTCACCCGTGACCGCAAGCAGGTGTTCCGCGTCGACGACGGCATTCCGGTGCTGCTGGCCGAGGAAGCCATTCCCACCGCCCAGATCACCGACTTCCCGGCCGCATGAGCGCGCTGCCGACGCCGGATGCGGCCGTTGTCGCCGCCGATGTCGCGCGTGCGCTGGCCGAGGACCTGGGCAGCGGCGACGTCACCGCTGCGCTGCTGCCCGACCAGGCCGACAGCGCTTACCTGCTGTGCAAGCAGGACGGAGTGATCGCCGGCCGCCCCTGGTTCGACGCCACTCACCGCGCGCTCGACCCGGACGTGCGCATCGAATGGCGCGTCTCCGAAGGTGACGCGGTCACCGCCGGCACCGTGCTGGCCCTGCTGCACGGCCGCAGCCGCAGCCTGGTCAGTGCCGAGCGCACCTCGCTGAACTTCCTGCAGACGCTGTCTGGCACCGCCACCACCACGGCCCGCTACGTGGCCGCCGTGGCCGGTACCGGTACGCGCATCCTCGACACCCGCAAGACCCTGCCCGGCCTGCGCCTGGCACAGAAGTACGCCGTGCGCTGTGGCGGCGGCGAGAACCACCGCTTCGGTCTGTACGACACGGTGATGCTGAAGGAAAACCACATCCGTGCCGCCGGTTCGCTGGCCGCGGCCGTGGCCGCCGCACGCCGGCAATGGCCTGGGCTGCCGCTGGTGGTCGAGGTCGAGGATCTGGCGCAGCTGCGCCAGGCACTGGAAACCGGTTGCGAACGCATCCTGCTGGATGACTTCAGCCCCGACCTGCGCCGCGAGGCGGTGCGCATCACGGCGGGCCGCATCCCGCTGGAGGTCTCCGGCAGCGTGGGACTGGGGGGCCTGCGCTCGATCGCCGAAGACGGCGTGGACTGCATCTCCATCGGTGGCCTGACCAAGCACGTGCAGGCCATCGATCTGTCGCTGAAGCTGGGCCCGCCGCCGGGTTGAGGCCTACGTGACCTTGTAGAGCCGAGCCCACGCTCGGCTGCCTCTCGATCTGCAGCGAGCCCCGCACGCGATGAGCCGAGCACAGGCTCGGCTCTACAGGATCCGGGGCACCTTCACGGCTCGGCTACGCCAGCCTCTGCGACGCTGCGGCCATCCCCCACAGGAGCCGCGCATGCGCCGGATGCTCTTGCCTGCCTGCCTGCTGCTGGCCGCGGCGCCGCTGTCCGCGGCGGCCGCCGAAGCCTGCGATGTGCCACCGCGCTTCGGCCTCAGCCCCTTGGCCGTGGCCATCCGCAACACCGCCTGCAACGAGCACCGGTTGTGGTTCCGGCCCTTCATCGATCGTGATGGCCGCGCCGCCAGCCTCAGCGTCACCGAGGCCGAAAGCGATCACCTGGCCGACAATGGACTGATCGCCTGGCAGCGCGTGGCCGGCTACTGGCGCAACAGCGGCACGCTCAATGCGATGGGCAGCATCGCGGGGGCCAGCAGCTGCCTGGCCCCGTTGGGCACGCGCTACACCGACAGTGACTGCCGGGCGTTCCTGATCGACAACCCTTGGTCGGCTGCCTTCATTTCCTGGGTGATGGTGCGCGCCGGTGTTCCGGGCTTCAACACCTCGCCACGCCATATCGACTACATCCGCGCGGCCTACCAGGGCGGCCCATCGGGCGTACCTTACCGGCTGGTCGACCCCGCCACCGCCAAGCCCGCGCCCGGCGACCTGCTGTGCTTCCTGCGTGACCGCAGTACCACGCTCAGCTACAGCGGGCTGGTACAGGCGCTGGGCAATGGCTCGGTGGGCCACTGGAAATCGCATTGCGAAGTGGTGGTGGCGGCCAACCTCGGCGGCGACCAGACGCTGTACCTGGTGGGTGGCAACGTGATGAACACGGTGGCGATGCGGTTGCTGCAGCTTGATCGTACCGGGTTGATCAAACTGCCACCGGCGCGCGAACGCAACAGCACGGGCATTGACCCCAGCTGCACCCCGGGGCGTGAGGAAGAATGCAGTTTCAACCGCCAGGACT
This genomic window from Stenotrophomonas maltophilia contains:
- a CDS encoding IS110 family transposase gives rise to the protein MSDRLAVGIDADSKTLVVACHGTKGSARITNSASAITKWVSGLPARSRIGVEATNRYHELVVQAAQKAGHAVFVLNPRDIKHYAKGVACRGKTRLR
- a CDS encoding carboxymuconolactone decarboxylase family protein produces the protein MLDWNAYRKELKGRIGEIGKLSPDTVKGYATLANAGAQTNHLDAKTRELIALAVAVTTRCDGCITVHVDAALKHGASREEIAEALGVAVSLNAGAALVYSARVMDAVAAHESA
- a CDS encoding 5-(carboxyamino)imidazole ribonucleotide synthase, with protein sequence MSLTVGILGGGQLARMMVLAGAPLGLRFQLYDPAADACSGPLAPLTVGAFDDRQALAEFAAKVDVVTFDFENVPADSAQFLADRVPVYPPPAALAVAQDRLSEKTLFQQLGIPLPAFADIRSRDELAAKAAEFGLPCILKTRRLGYDGKGQFRLRSEADIDAAWDALGAQVERTGLILEGFVAFQREVSVVAVRGRDGSFEAWPVTGNWHVDGVLSASVAPAVLSDAERQAAIGYARRVAEHLQYVGVFALELFCRDGELLANEMAPRVHNSGHWTIEGSETSQFENHLRAVLGLPLGSTRMLGHACMLNWLGAMPDPAPVLGQASGHWHDYGKESREGRKVGHATLRDDDAAALADALDQVGLELGRQAQVAPAVHALRNR
- the purE gene encoding 5-(carboxyamino)imidazole ribonucleotide mutase is translated as MTPNPIAPLVGIVMGSRSDWETMQHAAQKLEALGVPFEVKVVSAHRTPDVLFSYAEQAGPRGLRAIIAGAGGAAHLPGMIAAKTAVPVLGVPVQSKALNGMDSLLSIVQMPAGIPVATFAIGNAGASNAALFAAAMLASDQPAIGQALDAFRARQTEDVMAHDDPRQ
- a CDS encoding Trm112 family protein, which encodes MDRKLLDLLVSPDTRQPLSLLDGKGLEALNKAISAGAVNKADGNPLAQPLREALVTRDRKQVFRVDDGIPVLLAEEAIPTAQITDFPAA
- the nadC gene encoding carboxylating nicotinate-nucleotide diphosphorylase, with product MSALPTPDAAVVAADVARALAEDLGSGDVTAALLPDQADSAYLLCKQDGVIAGRPWFDATHRALDPDVRIEWRVSEGDAVTAGTVLALLHGRSRSLVSAERTSLNFLQTLSGTATTTARYVAAVAGTGTRILDTRKTLPGLRLAQKYAVRCGGGENHRFGLYDTVMLKENHIRAAGSLAAAVAAARRQWPGLPLVVEVEDLAQLRQALETGCERILLDDFSPDLRREAVRITAGRIPLEVSGSVGLGGLRSIAEDGVDCISIGGLTKHVQAIDLSLKLGPPPG
- a CDS encoding DUF2272 domain-containing protein, which encodes MRRMLLPACLLLAAAPLSAAAAEACDVPPRFGLSPLAVAIRNTACNEHRLWFRPFIDRDGRAASLSVTEAESDHLADNGLIAWQRVAGYWRNSGTLNAMGSIAGASSCLAPLGTRYTDSDCRAFLIDNPWSAAFISWVMVRAGVPGFNTSPRHIDYIRAAYQGGPSGVPYRLVDPATAKPAPGDLLCFLRDRSTTLSYSGLVQALGNGSVGHWKSHCEVVVAANLGGDQTLYLVGGNVMNTVAMRLLQLDRTGLIKLPPARERNSTGIDPSCTPGREEECSFNRQDWAALLQLTATSPLVMPSPTAAPIQPTPVSQPTSAPAQPVTDEPRPTR